One part of the Arabidopsis thaliana chromosome 1 sequence genome encodes these proteins:
- a CDS encoding uncharacterized protein (unknown protein; FUNCTIONS IN: molecular_function unknown; INVOLVED IN: biological_process unknown; LOCATED IN: plasma membrane; EXPRESSED IN: 8 plant structures; EXPRESSED DURING: LP.04 four leaves visible, 4 anthesis, petal differentiation and expansion stage; BEST Arabidopsis thaliana protein match is: unknown protein (TAIR:AT1G20310.1); Has 66 Blast hits to 66 proteins in 15 species: Archae - 0; Bacteria - 0; Metazoa - 0; Fungi - 2; Plants - 64; Viruses - 0; Other Eukaryotes - 0 (source: NCBI BLink).), with product MDIKHHTSTSKPKNKNKLLKMLPKAMSFGHRVPPFSPGRDLHHNNHHNYTAANKMFFSGPMVPLVPNAARVRRNKSDAVWDEPTSPKVSCIGQIKLGKSKCPTGKKNKAPSSLIPKISKTSTSSLTKEDEKGRLSKIKSIFSFSPASGRNTSRKSHPTAVSAADEHPVTVVSTAAVPSLGQMKKFASSRDALGDFDWAVEMKHEEESPADHHRGYYSDDDTRGAYLRYDDDEDEDDIIIPFSAPLGLKPKKEVNLWKRRTMDPPKPLHLQTI from the coding sequence ATGGACATTAAGCATCATacttcaacttcaaaacctaagaacaagaacaagctTTTGAAGATGCTTCCTAAAGCGATGTCGTTTGGACATCGAGTTCCACCGTTTAGTCCCGGAAGAGATCTCCACCACAACAACCACCATAATTACACGGCGgctaacaaaatgtttttctctGGTCCTATGGTTCCTTTGGTACCTAACGCGGCTCGggttagaagaaacaaaagcgACGCTGTTTGGGACGAACCTACTTCACCTAAAGTCTCTTGTATCGGTCAGATCAAGCTTGGTAAGTCTAAATGCCCAACCGgtaaaaagaacaaagcacCTTCATCTCTGATTCCTAAAATCTCCAAAACGTCAACGTCGtctttaacaaaagaagatgaaaaaggtCGTCTTTCGAAGATCAAGAGTATCTTCTCGTTCTCGCCGGCGAGTGGACGAAACACATCAAGAAAATCCCATCCTACCGCCGTCTCCGCCGCGGATGAACATCCAGTTACGGTGGTTTCCACCGCGGCGGTGCCTTCGTTAGGTCAGATGAAGAAATTCGCTAGCAGTCGTGATGCTTTAGGTGATTTTGATTGGGCGGTTGAGAtgaaacatgaagaagaatcacCCGCTGATCATCACCGTGGTTACTATTCTGACGACGACACCAGAGGAGCTTACTTGAGATACGATGATGACgaggatgaagatgacatAATAATCCCTTTTTCAGCTCCTTTAGGgttaaaaccaaagaaagaagttaACTTGTGGAAGAGAAGAACCATGGATCCACCAAAACCACTTCATCTTCAAACCATTTga
- the CDSP32 gene encoding chloroplastic drought-induced stress protein of 32 kD (chloroplastic drought-induced stress protein of 32 kD (CDSP32); INVOLVED IN: cell redox homeostasis; LOCATED IN: chloroplast stroma, chloroplast, chloroplast envelope; EXPRESSED IN: 23 plant structures; EXPRESSED DURING: 14 growth stages; CONTAINS InterPro DOMAIN/s: Thioredoxin fold (InterPro:IPR012335), Thioredoxin, core (InterPro:IPR015467), Thioredoxin domain (InterPro:IPR013766), Thioredoxin-like fold (InterPro:IPR012336); BEST Arabidopsis thaliana protein match is: Thioredoxin superfamily protein (TAIR:AT1G19730.1); Has 3263 Blast hits to 3026 proteins in 903 species: Archae - 63; Bacteria - 1344; Metazoa - 643; Fungi - 77; Plants - 661; Viruses - 3; Other Eukaryotes - 472 (source: NCBI BLink).), whose protein sequence is MATVANFLAKPISTVVPRPSSAVASTSSFVFFNHKTNPLFRRKNLPKRLFSAVKIKAGAASPGKVGTPPANDEKVQKIHSGEEFDVALKNAKSKLVVAEFATSKSDQSNKIYPFMVELSRTCNDVVFLLVMGDESDKTRELCRREKIEKVPHFSFYKSMEKIHEEEGIEPDQLMGDVLYYGDNHSAVVQLHGRPDVEKLIDENRTGGKLIVLDVGLKHCGPCVKVYPTVLKLSRSMSETVVFARMNGDENDSCMEFLKDMNVIEVPTFLFIRDGEIRGRYVGSGKGELIGEILRYSGVRVTY, encoded by the exons ATGGCCACCGTCGCTAACTTCTTAGCCAAACCAATCTCCACCGTAGTCCCACGGCCATCCTCCGCCGTTGCTTCGACCTCCTCCTTCGTATTCTTTAACCATAAAACTAATCCTCTGTTCCGGAGGAAAAACCTCCCGAAAAGATTATTCTCCGCCGTGAAAATAAAGGCTGGAGCGGCGTCTCCGGGAAAGGTGGGTACACCACCGGCGAATGACGAGAAGGTACAAAAGATTCACAGCGGAGAGGAATTCGACGTAGCGTTGAAAAATGCGAAGAGCAAACTCGTGGTTGCAGAGTTTGCTACGAGTAAGAGTGATCAGAGTAATAAGATATATCCGTTTATGGTGGAACTGAGCAGGACCTgtaacgacgtcgttttcttgCTCGTCATGGGTGATGAATCTGACAAGACCAGAGAACTCTGTCGGAGAGAGAAGATTGAGAAAGTTCCTCACTTTAGCTTTTATAAGAGCATGGAGAAAATACACGAGGAAGAAG GTATTGAACCGGACCAGTTAATGGGAGACGTTCTATACTACGGAGACAACCACTCTGCGGTGGTGCAGCTGCACGGCCGACCTGACGTGGAAAAGCTGATCGACGAGAATCGCACTGGAGGCAAGCTGATCGTGCTTGACGTTGGTCTAAAACATTGTGGTCCTTGCGTTAAAGTGTATCCGACCGTGCTGAAACTGTCCCGGTCAATGTCCGAGACAGTCGTATTCGCTAGAATGAACGGTGACGAGAACGATAGTTGTATGGAGTTTCTCAAGGACATGAATGTTATCGAAGTTCCAACTTTCTTGTTCATTAGAGACGGCGAGATTCGTGGCCGTTATGTTGGTTCCGGTAAAGGAGAACTCATTGGAGAGATTCTTCGGTACTCAGGCGTTCGTGTCacttattaa
- the SMT3 gene encoding sterol methyltransferase 3 (sterol methyltransferase 3 (SMT3); CONTAINS InterPro DOMAIN/s: Sterol methyltransferase C-terminal (InterPro:IPR013705), Methyltransferase type 11 (InterPro:IPR013216); BEST Arabidopsis thaliana protein match is: sterol methyltransferase 2 (TAIR:AT1G20330.1); Has 10191 Blast hits to 10184 proteins in 2043 species: Archae - 312; Bacteria - 6392; Metazoa - 125; Fungi - 424; Plants - 648; Viruses - 0; Other Eukaryotes - 2290 (source: NCBI BLink).) yields MDSVALYCTAGLIAGAVYWFICVLGPAERKGKRASDLSGGSISAEKVKDNYNQYWSFFRKPKEIESAEKVPDFVDTFYNLVTDIYEWGWGQSFHFSPHVPGKSDKDATRIHEEMAVDLIKVKPGQKILDAGCGVGGPMRAIAAHSKAQVTGITINEYQVQRAKLHNKKAGLDSLCNVVCGNFLKMPFDENTFDGAYSIEATCHAPKLEEVYSEIFRVMKPGSLFVSYEWVTTEKYRDDDEEHKDVIQGIERGDALPGLRSYADIAVTAKKVGFEVVKEKDLAKPPSKPWWNRLKMGRIAYWRNHVVVVILSAIGVAPKGTVDVHKMLFKTADYLTRGGETGIFSPMHMILCRKPEKASE; encoded by the coding sequence ATGGACTCGGTGGCTCTCTACTGCACCGCTGGTCTCATTGCCGGCGCCGTCTACTGGTTCATATGCGTCCTAGGTCCAGCAGAACGAAAAGGCAAACGAGCCTCTGATCTCTCCGGCGGCTCAATCTCCGCAGAAAAAGTCAAAGACAACTATAACCAATACTGGTCTTTCTTCCGCAAACCAAAAGAGATCGAATCAGCCGAGAAAGTACCTGACTTCGTCGACACGTTCTACAATCTTGTCACTGATATCTACGAGTGGGGATGGGGACAATCTTTCCATTTCTCTCCTCATGTCCCTGGAAAATCCGACAAAGACGCCACAAGAATCCACGAAGAAATGGCCGTCGATCTCATCAAAGTGAAACCGGGACAAAAGATTCTTGACGCTGGTTGCGGCGTGGGTGGGCCGATGAGAGCCATCGCGGCCCATTCCAAGGCCCAAGTCACTGGAATCACTATCAACGAGTACCAAGTGCAACGAGCCAAGCTTCACAACAAGAAAGCTGGACTTGATTCTCTCTGCAACGTCGTTTGTGGTAACTTTTTAAAGATGCCGTTCGATGAAAACACGTTTGACGGAGCTTACTCGATCGAAGCTACGTGTCACGCTCCTAAGCTCGAAGAAGTATACTCGGAGATCTTCAGAGTGATGAAACCAGGATCTTTGTTCGTGTCCTACGAATGGGTCACCACTGAAAAATACAGAGACGATGACGAAGAACACAAGGACGTGATTCAAGGGATCGAGAGAGGAGACGCACTTCCTGGACTAAGAAGCTACGCTGATATAGCCGTGACGGCGAAGAAAGTTGGGTTTGAGGTAGTGAAGGAGAAAGATTTGGCTAAACCACCGTCTAAACCGTGGTGGAACCGGTTAAAGATGGGAAGGATTGCTTATTGGAGAAACCATGTTGTGGTTGTGATTCTTTCTGCTATTGGGGTTGCTCCTAAAGGAACTGTTGATGTTCATAAGATGTTGTTTAAGACTGCTGATTATTTGACCAGAGGTGGTGAGACTGGAATCTTCTCTCCGATGCATATGATTCTCTGTAGAAAACCAGAGAAAGCTTCTGAATGA
- the PETE1 gene encoding plastocyanin 1, which yields MQITLSLYFLFKSYQKSHNVFISLQVINKTPQKVKKMAAITSATVTIPSFTGLKLAVSSKPKTLSTISRSTSATRAPPKLALKSSLKDFGVIAVATAASIVLAGNAMAMEVLLGSDDGSLAFVPSEFTVAKGEKIVFKNNAGFPHNVVFDEDEIPSGVDASKISMDETALLNGAGETYEVTLTEPGSYGFYCAPHQGAGMVGKLTVK from the coding sequence ATGCAGATAACTCTCTCGctttattttctcttcaaatCTTATCAAAAATCCcataatgttttcatttctttacaAGTGATCAACAAAACACCccaaaaagtaaagaaaatggCCGCAATTACATCAGCTACCGTCACCATCCCTTCTTTCACCGGCCTAAAGCTCGCCGTCAGCTCAAAACCTAAGACATTATCCACCATCAGTAGATCCACTTCCGCCACCAGGGCGCCACCTAAGCTCGCTTTGAAGTCCTCTTTGAAGGATTTCGGTGTCATCGCAGTGGCAACAGCAGCTTCGATCGTTTTAGCTGGAAATGCGATGGCCATGGAGGTTCTTTTAGGATCCGACGACGGTTCCCTTGCTTTCGTACCATCTGAATTCACGGTGGCTAAAGGAGAGAAGATCGTGTTCAAGAACAACGCAGGGTTCCCACATAACGTGGTGTTCGACGAAGACGAGATCCCTAGTGGTGTGGACGCAAGCAAGATCTCGATGGATGAGACAGCGCTTCTAAATGGTGCAGGGGAGACTTACGAGGTTACTTTGACAGAGCCAGGCTCTTACGGTTTCTATTGTGCGCCGCACCAGGGTGCTGGTATGGTTGGGAAACTCACCGTCAAGTAA
- the PETE1 gene encoding plastocyanin 1 (plastocyanin 1 (PETE1); FUNCTIONS IN: electron carrier activity, copper ion binding; LOCATED IN: thylakoid, thylakoid lumen, chloroplast thylakoid lumen, chloroplast; EXPRESSED IN: 22 plant structures; EXPRESSED DURING: 13 growth stages; CONTAINS InterPro DOMAIN/s: Blue (type 1) copper protein (InterPro:IPR001235), Cupredoxin (InterPro:IPR008972), Plastocyanin (InterPro:IPR002387), Blue (type 1) copper domain (InterPro:IPR000923); BEST Arabidopsis thaliana protein match is: Cupredoxin superfamily protein (TAIR:AT1G20340.1); Has 1305 Blast hits to 1299 proteins in 244 species: Archae - 140; Bacteria - 448; Metazoa - 0; Fungi - 0; Plants - 204; Viruses - 5; Other Eukaryotes - 508 (source: NCBI BLink).), translating to MAAITSATVTIPSFTGLKLAVSSKPKTLSTISRSTSATRAPPKLALKSSLKDFGVIAVATAASIVLAGNAMAMEVLLGSDDGSLAFVPSEFTVAKGEKIVFKNNAGFPHNVVFDEDEIPSGVDASKISMDETALLNGAGETYEVTLTEPGSYGFYCAPHQGAGMVGKLTVK from the coding sequence atggCCGCAATTACATCAGCTACCGTCACCATCCCTTCTTTCACCGGCCTAAAGCTCGCCGTCAGCTCAAAACCTAAGACATTATCCACCATCAGTAGATCCACTTCCGCCACCAGGGCGCCACCTAAGCTCGCTTTGAAGTCCTCTTTGAAGGATTTCGGTGTCATCGCAGTGGCAACAGCAGCTTCGATCGTTTTAGCTGGAAATGCGATGGCCATGGAGGTTCTTTTAGGATCCGACGACGGTTCCCTTGCTTTCGTACCATCTGAATTCACGGTGGCTAAAGGAGAGAAGATCGTGTTCAAGAACAACGCAGGGTTCCCACATAACGTGGTGTTCGACGAAGACGAGATCCCTAGTGGTGTGGACGCAAGCAAGATCTCGATGGATGAGACAGCGCTTCTAAATGGTGCAGGGGAGACTTACGAGGTTACTTTGACAGAGCCAGGCTCTTACGGTTTCTATTGTGCGCCGCACCAGGGTGCTGGTATGGTTGGGAAACTCACCGTCAAGTAA